In Candidatus Manganitrophus morganii, the genomic window CCGACCCCAGATAGGCCTCGATGTTCGCCACCGCCCGCCGGGCGAAATCTTCGCGGATCTCGTAGCTGATGACGCGCCCCTTTTCCCCGACCGCATTCAACATCGTCATCGTCAACGCCCCCGATCCGATTCCCGCCTCCACCACCGTCGCGCCGGGGTGGATGTCGGCCCACATGCAGATGAGCGCCAGGTCTTTCGGATAGAGGATCTGCGCGCCGCGCGGCATATGGAGGGTATACTCTGCCAGGGTCGGCTTGAGCAAAAAGAAGCGGCTTCCGCGCGACAGGGTGATCTCGGTTCCATCCTCCAGGCCGATGATGGCGTCGTGCGGGATGGTCTCCCCGCTGAATTGGAAGAGCGCTCCCGCCTTCAATGTCAGCGGGTAGTGGTCCCCTTTGGCGTTGACGAGGTGAACCCGTTCTCCGGAAGAAAAAAGCCTCATGGGGTCACCCGCTGCATCAACCGGCAGAATCCGCAGACCTCTCCCGGCGTCGGCTGGCCGCACGATTGACAGGGATGAAGATCGACTGTTTTGGGCGCAGCCGGCGCGGCGCGCTGCCTCTGCAGAAAGCCGAGATAGAACTTGTGCTTTGTTCCGGGGGAGGTCTCTTCCAGCCGGTTGAGGACGTCTTTGTAGAGGAGCATCTTCGCCCCCTTCGACATCGGGCACTCATCGACGATGTAATCGATCCGGTTCAGAATCGAATAGGCCGCGACCTCCCGCTCGGCGAGGCGAAAGAGGGGCTTGACCTTTCTCGCCCAGGTTCCCCCTTCGTCGGAGAGGACCGGCGACTGTTTCTCCAAATACTCTTCCTGCCACTGCAATACATTTCCCAATAGACGCGAGGCCTCATCATCCAGATTGTGTCCGGTGGCGACGACGGGGAAACCCCGCTCCATCGCGATCCGGTTGAAGTGGTAGCGCTTCATCGTCCCGCAGGCGGAGCAGGCCGGCCGGGCGGTCTCCTCCGCAATCTCGATCACGCCGAGACCGTAGGCCTCCTTGTAGGGATGGACGATCAGATCCAAGCCGCGTGACGCCGCGAAAGTCTCGACTTTTTTCCGCGAGATTTCCGAATACGCTTCGATCCCCAGATCCAAATGGAGCCCCGCCGTCCTGTAGCCGAGTTTAATGAGGACATCCCAGAGGGCGAGCGAGTCTTTCCCGCCGGAGATTGCGACGAGAATCTGCTCTCCATGATCGAACATTTTCTGTTCGGTAATCGCCCGATCGACCTGGTCGTGGACGTAAAGGTTGAAGCAGCCGCCGCAGAGAGAGGTGTTGTGGCGCTCCATCTTGATGACAGCCGATTTTTGACATTGGCGGCACTTCATCGGATCACTCGCCTCCTCCCGAGATCACGGGGCGGATCTCGACCGTCTGATCGTCGGGGATCACCAAGTCTTCCGTGACCAGCTCATCGCCGCAGATGACAAGGTGCGCCTCTTTGGGGAGGTTGAGCTCCCTTAGAAGCACGGCGACCTGTTTGGGGCCTTTCAGGATAATTTCGCGCGTGGGGTGATAAAGCTTCACTTTCATAGGGGGTATCATAGACAAATTGGACCGGAATTGCAATTTAGGAGGAGAGGAGGCGCTGACCGATATTTGCAGATCGTATCGAGATCGGCTAGAATCATTTTCCAGTTTCATTTCCTTCACTCGGGAACGGTTCCGGCCCGGGAACGGTTGCAGAAAGATAAGGAGTTAAAAAT contains:
- a CDS encoding tRNA (adenine-N1)-methyltransferase, whose translation is MRLFSSGERVHLVNAKGDHYPLTLKAGALFQFSGETIPHDAIIGLEDGTEITLSRGSRFFLLKPTLAEYTLHMPRGAQILYPKDLALICMWADIHPGATVVEAGIGSGALTMTMLNAVGEKGRVISYEIREDFARRAVANIEAYLGSAITTDRLLVRQQDIYEGIEEEAVDRIVLDLPEPHKVVPHAVTKLRSGGIFLAFLPTVPQVELVVGALRKEPAFSEIETFETLLRTWNIDGRSVRPDHRMVAHSGFLTTARRVKRLPKKEPIRSEEEPLVP
- a CDS encoding TIGR00269 family protein, which codes for MKCRQCQKSAVIKMERHNTSLCGGCFNLYVHDQVDRAITEQKMFDHGEQILVAISGGKDSLALWDVLIKLGYRTAGLHLDLGIEAYSEISRKKVETFAASRGLDLIVHPYKEAYGLGVIEIAEETARPACSACGTMKRYHFNRIAMERGFPVVATGHNLDDEASRLLGNVLQWQEEYLEKQSPVLSDEGGTWARKVKPLFRLAEREVAAYSILNRIDYIVDECPMSKGAKMLLYKDVLNRLEETSPGTKHKFYLGFLQRQRAAPAAPKTVDLHPCQSCGQPTPGEVCGFCRLMQRVTP
- a CDS encoding thiamine biosynthesis protein ThiS — encoded protein: MKVKLYHPTREIILKGPKQVAVLLRELNLPKEAHLVICGDELVTEDLVIPDDQTVEIRPVISGGGE